A section of the Streptomyces sp. Je 1-369 genome encodes:
- a CDS encoding HAD family hydrolase — MRYDLVIFDNDGVLVDSEPISNTILAAYLTELGHPTSYEDSLRDYMGAAVHRVHDLILERSGRRLPEDFDDVFHGRVFAAFERELRPVDGAVEVLEKLAGDGVAYCLASSGSHERIRVGHRKAGLDKWFGEDRVFSAQDVGRGKPAPDLFLYAAERMGVAPEKCVVVEDSPLGVRAAVAAGMDVLGYTAMTPAERLTGATELFGDLRELPDLLV; from the coding sequence ATGCGATACGACCTCGTCATCTTCGACAACGACGGCGTTCTGGTGGACAGCGAGCCGATTTCCAATACGATCCTGGCCGCCTATCTGACCGAGCTCGGGCACCCCACCTCGTACGAGGACTCCCTGCGCGATTACATGGGGGCCGCCGTGCACCGCGTACACGATCTGATTCTCGAGCGGAGTGGGCGGCGGCTTCCCGAGGACTTCGACGACGTCTTTCACGGGCGGGTGTTCGCCGCCTTCGAACGGGAGCTGCGACCCGTGGACGGGGCCGTGGAAGTGCTGGAGAAGCTGGCCGGGGACGGCGTGGCCTACTGTCTGGCGTCCTCCGGGAGCCATGAGCGGATTCGCGTCGGACATCGGAAGGCCGGGCTCGACAAATGGTTCGGTGAGGACCGGGTTTTCAGTGCGCAGGACGTCGGGCGGGGCAAGCCGGCGCCCGATCTCTTCCTGTACGCCGCCGAGCGCATGGGTGTCGCGCCGGAGAAGTGCGTCGTGGTGGAGGACAGCCCACTCGGGGTGCGGGCCGCCGTCGCCGCCGGAATGGACGTCCTCGGGTACACCGCGATGACGCCCGCCGAGCGGCTCACGGGCGCCACCGAACTCTTCGGTGACCTGCGGGAGTTGCCCGACCTGCTCGTATGA
- a CDS encoding VC0807 family protein has product MSQLATDTPVEFQPRAEVGRARTAAGDASDAGDAGDARGVRKARVESLKPLVLDALVPTASYYLLSKGFGMGTMAALAWSSVMPAARTAWGLVEERRVNGLAALILTANVVGLGMSLIAGDPRLMLAKDSAITATVGIAVLLSVVAGRPLMTVALKPWVTKGKAARTAAWERLSAGRGRFARLERTFSVVWGAGLFGEALLRVVGAYTLPVDTMVWLGGAIAAVTITLTVWVSGALAVAPMEKMVGKAVGETAGEMGGACAARREGC; this is encoded by the coding sequence ATGAGCCAGCTCGCCACCGACACACCTGTCGAGTTCCAGCCCCGTGCCGAGGTCGGCCGCGCCCGTACCGCTGCCGGTGATGCCAGTGACGCGGGTGACGCGGGTGACGCCCGCGGCGTACGCAAAGCGCGCGTCGAGTCCCTGAAGCCGCTCGTGCTCGACGCGCTGGTGCCCACCGCCTCGTACTACCTGCTCAGCAAGGGGTTCGGAATGGGCACCATGGCGGCGCTCGCCTGGAGCAGCGTGATGCCTGCTGCGCGGACGGCGTGGGGGCTGGTCGAGGAGCGGCGGGTCAACGGGCTCGCCGCGCTGATTCTGACCGCCAACGTCGTTGGGCTGGGAATGAGCCTGATCGCCGGGGATCCGCGGTTGATGCTCGCCAAGGACAGCGCGATCACGGCGACCGTGGGGATCGCGGTTCTGCTGTCGGTGGTGGCCGGGCGGCCGCTGATGACCGTTGCCCTCAAGCCCTGGGTGACCAAGGGGAAGGCGGCGAGGACCGCGGCGTGGGAGCGGTTGAGCGCCGGGCGGGGGCGGTTCGCGCGGCTGGAGCGGACGTTCTCGGTCGTGTGGGGTGCGGGGCTGTTCGGGGAGGCGCTGCTGCGGGTCGTCGGGGCCTACACGCTGCCCGTCGACACGATGGTGTGGCTCGGTGGGGCGATCGCGGCCGTGACGATCACGCTGACCGTGTGGGTGAGCGGCGCCCTGGCCGTCGCGCCCATGGAGAAGATGGTCGGGAAGGCGGTCGGGGAGACGGCTGGGGAGATGGGCGGGGCGTGCGCTGCGAGGCGCGAAGGGTGCTGA
- a CDS encoding MFS transporter, translating to MTEVLRRGRASLAFAFLVQGVTFALLVTRIPAIQDRYGISDGLLPVFLAAVPILAGAGSVGTEQLVKKVPPSVVLRWSQPVVLLALLGVGAGDALWQVAVALGAFGLAVGALDASMNMLGVSLQRAYGRSIMLGFHAAYSLGGIVGASLAWAGAHWDLSLFVSYLPVVAVLLPAALIGTRWYVDAEAAEGGAGAEAGGRGDGVVFKVLLPLCLVMTFAYIGDSTVSNWSAKYLEDVLGSSEEVATVPYNVYMVMTLVGRALGDLGVRRFGAVAVVRAGSVVAALGFAVVAVAPGAWVGIAGFTVLGLGLCVIVPQTFAAAGRLFPGASDAAVARLNIFNYVGFLIGSPLVGALGDAWNYRGAMVVPMVLVLLTLPYARSFAPGPDRYGDGHEWPRTADVGRGSNGL from the coding sequence ATGACCGAAGTGCTGCGGCGCGGCAGGGCCTCGCTGGCGTTCGCGTTCCTGGTGCAGGGCGTGACCTTTGCCCTGCTGGTGACGCGGATCCCGGCGATCCAGGACCGGTACGGGATATCCGACGGGCTGCTGCCCGTCTTCCTCGCGGCGGTGCCGATCCTGGCGGGGGCCGGGAGCGTGGGTACCGAGCAGCTGGTCAAGAAGGTGCCGCCGAGCGTCGTGCTGCGGTGGTCGCAGCCCGTCGTGCTGCTGGCGCTGCTTGGCGTGGGCGCGGGGGACGCGCTGTGGCAGGTCGCTGTGGCGCTCGGGGCGTTCGGGCTCGCGGTGGGTGCGCTGGACGCGTCGATGAACATGCTCGGGGTGAGTCTTCAGCGGGCGTACGGGCGGAGCATCATGCTCGGGTTTCATGCCGCGTACAGCCTGGGCGGGATCGTGGGGGCGTCGCTGGCCTGGGCCGGGGCGCACTGGGATCTGTCGCTCTTCGTCTCCTATCTGCCGGTCGTGGCCGTGCTGCTGCCGGCCGCGCTGATCGGGACTCGGTGGTACGTCGATGCGGAGGCGGCCGAGGGAGGGGCCGGGGCGGAGGCGGGCGGTCGTGGGGACGGCGTCGTGTTCAAGGTGCTGCTTCCGCTCTGCCTGGTGATGACCTTCGCCTACATCGGTGACTCGACCGTCTCCAACTGGAGCGCCAAGTACCTGGAGGACGTGCTGGGGAGCTCGGAGGAGGTCGCCACCGTTCCGTACAACGTCTACATGGTCATGACGCTGGTGGGGCGCGCGCTCGGGGACCTCGGGGTGCGGCGCTTCGGTGCCGTGGCGGTGGTGCGGGCCGGGTCCGTGGTGGCGGCCCTGGGGTTCGCGGTCGTGGCGGTGGCGCCGGGGGCGTGGGTCGGGATCGCCGGGTTCACGGTCCTCGGGCTCGGGCTGTGCGTGATCGTTCCGCAGACGTTCGCCGCGGCGGGAAGGCTGTTCCCGGGGGCTTCGGATGCGGCCGTCGCGCGACTGAACATCTTCAACTATGTGGGCTTTCTGATCGGTTCGCCGCTGGTGGGAGCACTCGGGGACGCCTGGAACTACCGGGGGGCCATGGTCGTTCCCATGGTGTTGGTGCTCTTGACCTTGCCGTACGCCCGTTCCTTCGCCCCGGGACCGGACCGGTACGGTGACGGGCATGAGTGGCCGCGCACAGCTGATGTGGGACGAGGCAGTAACGGGCTATGA
- a CDS encoding acetoin utilization protein AcuC, with protein MSGRAQLMWDEAVTGYDFGPGHPMDPVRLGLTRSLVDAFGLDRELEVVSAKRAGDSTLRLVHRGDYVDAVKAASVDPASARGEYGLGTEDDPAFAGMHDVSALIAGQSVGAAEAVWRGDALHAVNFAGGLHHAMPGGASGFCIYNDAALAVARLLELGAERVAYVDVDVHHGDGVQAAFWEDPRVLTVSLHEHPRTLFPQTGWPDETGADGAAEGTAANVALPAGTGDAGWLRAFHAVVPELLAEFRPQVLVTQHGADTHFEDPLAHLAVSLDAQRAVQVACHELAHEYADGRWVALGGGGYAVVDVVPRSWTHLVAVAAGRPVEPTAEIPESWRQEVFARTRQLAPGRMTDGRWPVDWKGWESGYDPEDRLDQAVLAARRAVFPLRGLLA; from the coding sequence ATGAGTGGCCGCGCACAGCTGATGTGGGACGAGGCAGTAACGGGCTATGACTTCGGCCCGGGTCACCCGATGGACCCGGTCCGGCTCGGGCTGACCCGAAGTCTCGTCGACGCCTTCGGGCTCGACCGGGAGCTGGAGGTGGTCTCGGCCAAGCGCGCCGGTGACTCGACGCTGCGGCTCGTGCACCGCGGGGACTACGTGGACGCGGTGAAGGCCGCCTCCGTGGACCCGGCGTCCGCGCGGGGGGAGTACGGGCTCGGCACGGAGGACGACCCGGCCTTCGCCGGGATGCACGACGTGTCGGCGCTTATCGCAGGACAGTCCGTCGGCGCGGCCGAGGCCGTGTGGCGCGGGGACGCGCTGCACGCGGTGAACTTCGCGGGCGGGCTGCACCACGCGATGCCCGGGGGCGCCTCCGGGTTCTGCATCTACAACGACGCCGCGCTGGCCGTCGCCCGGCTCCTGGAACTGGGCGCGGAGCGCGTGGCGTACGTGGACGTGGATGTGCACCACGGTGACGGGGTGCAGGCCGCGTTCTGGGAGGACCCGCGGGTTCTCACGGTCTCGCTCCACGAACATCCGCGGACGCTGTTCCCGCAGACCGGGTGGCCCGACGAGACGGGTGCGGACGGTGCGGCCGAGGGGACGGCCGCGAACGTCGCGCTGCCCGCCGGTACGGGGGACGCGGGATGGCTGCGGGCCTTCCACGCTGTGGTGCCCGAGCTGCTCGCCGAGTTCCGGCCGCAGGTCCTCGTCACGCAGCACGGCGCGGACACGCACTTCGAGGACCCGCTGGCGCACCTCGCGGTGTCGCTGGACGCGCAGCGGGCCGTGCAGGTGGCGTGCCACGAGCTGGCCCACGAGTACGCGGACGGGCGGTGGGTCGCGCTCGGCGGTGGGGGGTACGCGGTGGTGGATGTGGTGCCGCGGTCCTGGACGCATCTCGTCGCCGTCGCCGCGGGGCGGCCGGTCGAACCGACCGCGGAGATCCCCGAGTCCTGGCGGCAGGAAGTCTTCGCCCGCACGCGCCAGTTGGCGCCCGGGCGGATGACGGACGGCCGGTGGCCGGTGGACTGGAAGGGGTGGGAGTCGGGTTACGACCCCGAGGACCGCCTCGATCAGGCGGTGCTCGCCGCGCGACGCGCCGTGTTCCCGCTGCGGGGGCTGCTGGCGTAG
- a CDS encoding phosphatase has product MLSTGALRAHLLAARLAGPVATSREESLRSYRLFAARDPRILLGLDPEWGWGPGDLLRLMSDKCGVSADPRCTSGADVIDPERTLVALDAFAERLAAAARRRLPVLFGTGHPHRLLGFYAALADALSAAGCPVLTPAQGNSVDITTRFGLRTYNLDYVQGVALVREPGVRPTGSETGAHTHSPLPIRAALDAAAEAGGPLPGLVVGDHGWVCGAGQLGFEAIGLADTDDPALFVGEAEGQVSVVVPLDDAVRSDYYRPLTRYVLNRACLSQ; this is encoded by the coding sequence GTGTTGAGCACCGGCGCCCTGCGTGCGCATCTGTTGGCGGCCCGGTTGGCCGGGCCCGTGGCGACCTCACGGGAAGAGAGCCTGCGGAGCTATCGGCTCTTCGCGGCCCGTGACCCGCGGATACTTCTCGGGCTCGACCCCGAATGGGGCTGGGGCCCGGGCGATCTGTTGCGCCTGATGTCGGACAAGTGCGGAGTGTCGGCCGATCCGAGGTGCACCTCGGGAGCCGACGTCATCGATCCGGAACGGACGCTGGTGGCGCTCGACGCGTTCGCGGAACGGCTCGCGGCCGCCGCGCGGAGGCGTCTCCCCGTGCTCTTCGGGACCGGTCACCCGCACCGGCTGCTCGGGTTCTACGCCGCGTTGGCGGACGCCTTGTCGGCGGCCGGATGTCCTGTCCTCACCCCCGCGCAGGGCAACAGTGTCGACATAACGACCCGGTTTGGCCTACGCACGTACAACCTTGACTACGTACAAGGAGTCGCGCTGGTGCGCGAACCCGGCGTGCGTCCCACCGGGAGTGAGACCGGCGCACACACCCACTCACCCCTCCCGATTCGGGCTGCCCTGGATGCCGCAGCGGAGGCCGGCGGACCGCTTCCGGGCTTGGTCGTGGGGGACCACGGATGGGTCTGCGGAGCAGGTCAGCTGGGGTTCGAGGCGATCGGTCTGGCGGATACGGACGATCCCGCGCTGTTCGTCGGGGAGGCCGAGGGGCAGGTGTCCGTCGTCGTTCCGCTTGATGACGCTGTGCGGTCTGATTACTACCGACCGCTTACTCGCTATGTACTCAATCGAGCGTGTCTGTCACAGTAG
- a CDS encoding helix-turn-helix domain-containing protein, with the protein MAADQRPLNEVQFLTVAEVASVMRVSKMTVYRLVHSGHLPAIRVGRSFRVPEQAVHEYLRESYVGVEAG; encoded by the coding sequence ATGGCTGCAGACCAGAGGCCGCTGAACGAGGTTCAGTTTCTGACCGTGGCGGAAGTCGCCTCGGTAATGCGAGTGTCCAAGATGACCGTGTACCGGCTGGTGCACAGCGGTCATCTGCCCGCCATCCGGGTCGGAAGGTCCTTCCGGGTACCGGAGCAGGCGGTTCACGAGTACCTCCGCGAGTCCTATGTGGGGGTCGAAGCAGGTTGA
- a CDS encoding 30S ribosomal protein bS22, producing MGSVIKKRRKRMAKKKHRKLLKRTRVQRRNKK from the coding sequence GTGGGCTCTGTTATCAAGAAGCGGCGTAAGCGGATGGCCAAGAAGAAGCACCGCAAGCTGCTGAAGCGCACTCGCGTTCAGCGTCGCAACAAGAAGTAG
- a CDS encoding NAD-dependent epimerase/dehydratase family protein, giving the protein MGKVVLVTGVARQLGGRFVRRIQRDPDVDRVVAVDAVPPEHHLGGADFVQADIRQPTIARVLAEHGVDTVVHMDVTATALGGRGGGRGSVKETNVIGTMQLLGACQKSPTVKRLVVKSSTSVYGSAPKDPAVFTETTPPKSLPSGGFAKDAVEVEGYVRGFARRRPDVAVCVLRFANILGPAADSPLAEYFSLPVLPTVFGYDPRLQFVHEDDAVEVLRLASHEPRRGTLNSGTFNIAGDGQLLLSQCSRRLGRPTVPMFLPAVTWVGSALRTLGATDFSPEQIRLLTHGRVVATRQMRETLGFEPKYTTAETFADFVRSRGPGLLPPGALAGAVDRIAALPLAGGHPSAN; this is encoded by the coding sequence TTGGGCAAGGTCGTGCTCGTGACCGGGGTGGCCCGACAGCTGGGCGGACGGTTCGTCCGGCGCATCCAGCGAGACCCGGACGTCGACCGGGTGGTCGCCGTCGACGCGGTACCGCCCGAGCACCATCTGGGCGGCGCCGACTTCGTCCAGGCCGACATCCGGCAGCCCACGATCGCCAGGGTCCTCGCCGAGCACGGCGTCGACACGGTCGTGCACATGGACGTCACGGCGACGGCGCTCGGCGGCCGCGGGGGTGGCCGCGGCTCGGTCAAGGAGACCAACGTCATCGGCACCATGCAGCTGCTCGGCGCCTGCCAGAAGTCGCCGACGGTCAAGCGGCTCGTGGTGAAGTCGAGCACCAGCGTGTACGGGTCGGCGCCCAAGGACCCCGCCGTCTTCACGGAGACGACGCCGCCCAAATCGCTGCCCAGCGGTGGCTTCGCCAAGGACGCCGTCGAGGTCGAGGGGTACGTGCGCGGCTTCGCGCGGCGCCGCCCCGACGTCGCGGTGTGCGTGCTGCGCTTCGCGAACATCCTCGGCCCCGCCGCGGACTCCCCGCTCGCCGAGTACTTCTCGCTGCCGGTCCTGCCGACCGTGTTCGGCTACGACCCGCGCCTCCAGTTCGTCCATGAGGACGACGCGGTCGAGGTGCTGCGGCTCGCCTCGCACGAACCGCGGCGCGGCACGCTCAACAGCGGCACGTTCAACATCGCCGGCGACGGCCAGCTGCTCCTGTCCCAGTGCTCGCGGCGGCTCGGCCGCCCCACCGTGCCGATGTTCCTGCCGGCCGTCACCTGGGTCGGCTCCGCGCTGCGCACGCTCGGGGCGACGGACTTCTCGCCCGAGCAGATCAGGCTGCTCACCCACGGCCGGGTCGTGGCCACCCGGCAGATGCGCGAGACACTGGGGTTTGAGCCGAAGTACACGACCGCGGAGACCTTCGCGGACTTCGTACGCAGCCGGGGCCCCGGGCTGCTGCCACCAGGTGCCCTCGCGGGGGCAGTCGACCGGATCGCCGCGCTGCCCCTCGCGGGCGGCCACCCGAGCGCCAACTGA
- a CDS encoding lysophospholipid acyltransferase family protein — protein sequence MADAKVIPFDDDRSRGSAQRTSRRRSAPRRTGDPVAGVKALPGQQEGPPQDVRQAAEEQPVPAEPRGRVPGPRAGGGGWDRRIAGGLAFLRRRLTGEYEVDDFGYDEELTDQVLMSMLRPFYEKYFRVEVKGIENIPADGGALIVANHSGTLPLDGLMMQVAVHDNHPEGRHLRLLAADLVFMLPVINELARKAGHTLACAEDAERLLERGELVGVMPEGFKGIGKPFSERYKLQRFGRGGFVSTALRTGSPIVPCSIVGAEEIYPMIGNAKTLARVLGIPYFPVTPTFPWLGPLGAVPLPTKWTIQCGEPIPTDGYPPEAAEDPMLMFNLTDQVREQIQHSLYKLLVQRRSVFF from the coding sequence ATGGCGGACGCCAAGGTCATTCCGTTCGACGACGACCGGTCGCGCGGCAGCGCGCAGCGCACCTCGCGCCGCAGGTCCGCGCCCCGGCGCACGGGCGACCCCGTGGCCGGGGTCAAGGCGCTGCCCGGGCAGCAGGAGGGGCCGCCGCAGGACGTGCGGCAGGCCGCGGAGGAGCAGCCGGTGCCCGCGGAGCCGCGGGGGCGGGTGCCGGGGCCGCGGGCCGGTGGTGGCGGCTGGGACCGGCGCATCGCGGGCGGCCTGGCGTTCCTGCGGCGGCGGCTCACGGGTGAGTACGAGGTCGACGACTTCGGTTACGACGAGGAGCTCACCGACCAGGTCCTGATGTCGATGCTCAGGCCGTTCTACGAGAAGTACTTCCGGGTCGAGGTGAAGGGCATCGAGAACATCCCCGCCGACGGCGGGGCGCTGATCGTCGCCAACCACTCGGGGACGCTGCCGCTGGACGGCCTGATGATGCAAGTCGCGGTGCACGACAACCACCCCGAGGGCCGGCACCTGCGGCTGCTCGCCGCCGACCTCGTCTTCATGCTGCCGGTGATCAACGAACTGGCCCGCAAGGCCGGGCACACGCTGGCGTGCGCGGAGGACGCGGAGCGGCTCCTGGAGCGGGGCGAGCTGGTGGGCGTGATGCCGGAGGGCTTCAAGGGCATAGGGAAGCCGTTCAGTGAGCGCTACAAGCTGCAGCGGTTCGGCCGCGGCGGCTTCGTGTCGACGGCGCTGCGCACGGGCTCACCGATCGTGCCGTGCTCGATCGTCGGGGCGGAGGAGATCTACCCCATGATCGGCAACGCCAAGACGCTGGCGCGGGTCCTCGGCATCCCGTACTTCCCGGTCACTCCGACGTTCCCGTGGCTCGGTCCGTTGGGTGCGGTGCCGTTGCCGACGAAGTGGACGATCCAGTGCGGTGAACCGATCCCGACGGACGGGTATCCGCCGGAGGCGGCGGAGGACCCGATGCTGATGTTCAACCTGACGGATCAGGTGCGGGAGCAGATACAGCATTCGCTGTACAAGCTGTTGGTGCAGCGGCGGTCGGTGTTCTTCTGA
- a CDS encoding DUF5667 domain-containing protein has protein sequence MIANVSAHRRANAFAQALEEHSDQGPAAEQSVDSTPVPAAAPVESPETTGRAEPSEQSRMLALADGLDALPKPALDPEVKVVQRAQLVAAMEAMFLEGGSPAVPEQRSRKGAHRAGALRKLRPRSRLSKGIAAGGLTVGVAAGAFGGVAAASSDALPGDSLYGLKRGMEDFKLGLADDDTDRGQIYLDHASTRLNEARRLMERGRSGALDHESLGEVRRALSGMRHDAAEGHRLLLEAYERDGSLGPIQALSAFSRSHREAWTDLKGRLPVQLGDVGEQVNSVFDAIDEEVDPLRSLLPSAPEKGGSTGRTSRGPSGSDSSDGRPSHPSGGGSSHHSGTGSDSKPKPSTSDRKDDGLLGGTTGGLLDPPDEKTSPEPSDGKSKPGRHSSPAEPDVTLPPLLPGLQLPELGIKGEDAN, from the coding sequence CGACCAGGGTCCGGCGGCCGAGCAGTCCGTGGACTCCACGCCCGTACCCGCGGCCGCACCCGTGGAGTCCCCCGAAACCACCGGCCGCGCCGAACCGTCCGAGCAGAGCCGCATGCTGGCCCTGGCGGACGGTCTCGACGCGCTGCCAAAGCCCGCCCTGGACCCCGAGGTCAAGGTCGTCCAGCGCGCCCAGCTCGTGGCCGCGATGGAAGCCATGTTCCTCGAGGGCGGCAGTCCCGCCGTGCCCGAGCAGCGGTCCCGCAAGGGTGCTCACCGGGCGGGTGCTCTGCGGAAGTTGCGGCCGCGCTCCCGCCTGTCCAAGGGCATCGCGGCGGGCGGCCTCACCGTCGGCGTCGCCGCGGGCGCGTTCGGCGGAGTGGCCGCGGCCAGCTCCGACGCGCTCCCCGGCGATTCGTTGTACGGCCTCAAGCGCGGCATGGAGGACTTCAAGCTGGGCCTGGCCGACGACGACACCGACCGCGGCCAGATCTACCTGGACCACGCGTCGACCCGCCTGAACGAAGCCCGCAGGCTCATGGAGCGGGGCCGCTCCGGCGCCCTGGACCACGAGTCCCTCGGCGAGGTCAGGCGAGCCCTCTCCGGCATGCGGCACGACGCCGCGGAGGGCCACCGCCTGCTCCTCGAGGCGTACGAACGCGACGGCTCCCTGGGCCCCATCCAGGCGCTGTCCGCGTTCTCCCGGTCGCACCGCGAGGCATGGACCGACCTCAAGGGACGCCTGCCCGTCCAGCTGGGCGACGTCGGAGAGCAGGTGAACTCCGTCTTCGACGCCATAGACGAAGAGGTCGACCCGCTGCGCTCCCTCCTGCCCAGCGCGCCGGAGAAGGGCGGCTCCACAGGGCGTACGTCACGTGGCCCCAGCGGCTCCGACAGCTCCGACGGCCGTCCCTCCCACCCCTCGGGCGGCGGCAGTTCCCACCACAGCGGGACGGGCAGCGACAGCAAGCCGAAGCCCTCCACGTCGGACCGCAAGGACGACGGCCTCCTCGGCGGCACCACCGGCGGCCTCCTCGACCCACCGGACGAGAAGACCAGCCCGGAGCCCTCGGACGGCAAGAGCAAACCCGGCCGCCACAGCTCCCCGGCCGAGCCGGACGTGACGCTGCCCCCGCTCCTGCCCGGCCTCCAGCTCCCGGAGCTCGGCATCAAGGGCGAGGACGCGAACTAG